One region of Melitaea cinxia chromosome 29, ilMelCinx1.1, whole genome shotgun sequence genomic DNA includes:
- the LOC123667946 gene encoding uncharacterized protein LOC123667946, translated as MARDVHQQWDDDSYSERDSDESPIHSNRYDKRRYLPRELRFERERRWAVTALAKCSLFSTAMILFCVLLYIPVYNRANDQLPKVAVAGWSIHTNRDTKIYVQPDNVTTIHEPKDVCPKSNRKTRNSLFLLIVVCSSTSNFAQRLAIRETWGSYDNYLQTAKIFNTVREKYKNYNYTYDLYEDHKVNLSVNLDRNKRDMTGLNQLLPELAKALQNNVVDVDNVTPEKRFEDEKEDMLPEFDMNKELNDEEDLNVDYDYDTNIMKIPPKGYEDNPDLDKVLTLLKKSKDFPKNEILQHESSNTDVDFKLVFLLGLPSQDNDTEIQEKIDEEVEKYGDVIQEGFIDSYNNLTLKSIMMLKWVTNNCNESVRYILKTDDDMYVNVPQLVQNLRNRSKVHDTTTPQEKEYLLIGDLICGAKPVQDVGNKWYAPRYMYGGRVYPRYLSGTGYALSAPAASALYEAALRTAYFHLEDIYITGMCAVRAKPRIVPRDEPGFSYSAAGNDPCAAHAHLTAHRVPPPRMRHVAQELRRPRRVDRCERIRLTQVRKARLKPKKPPKKLVKVPLT; from the exons GTACGATAAACGTCGCTACCTACCTAGGGAGCTCCGCTTCGAGCGCGAACGTCGCTGGGCGGTGACGGCGCTTGCCAAGTGCTCTCTGTTCAGCACGGCCATGATCCTGTTCTGCGTTCTGCTCTACATACCCGTGTACAACAGAGCCAACGACCAGCTGCCTAAAG tGGCGGTAGCAGGATGGTCGATCCACACGAACAGAGACACAAAGATATACGTGCAGCCAGACAACGTGACCACAATACACGAGCCAAAGGACGTATGTCCGAAATCAAACAGAAAAACTAGAAACAGTCTCTTCCTTCTCATAGTGGTCTGTTCTTCCACGAGCAACTTCGCCCAACGCCTAGCTATCAGAGAGACGTGGGGTAGCTACGACAACTACCTCCAAacagcaaaaatattcaataccgTTCgagagaaatataaaaattataactataccTATGATCTGTACGAGGATCACAAAGTTAATTTAAGTGTAAATTTAGATAGGAACAAACGAGATATGACCGGTTTGAACCAGTTATTACCGGAACTGGCGAAAGCTTTGCAGAATAACGTGGTTGACGTGGATAATGTGACGCCAGAGAAGAGGTTCGAGGATGAAAAAGAAGATATGTTACCTGAGTTCGATATGAACAAGGAATTAAATGATGAAGAAGACTTAAACGTGGATTATGATTACGATACTAACATTATGAAAATTCCGCCAAAGGGATACGAGGATAACCCAGATTTGGACAAAGTCTTGACTCTTTTAAAGAAGTCGAAGGATTTTCCTAAAAATGAGATTTTGCAGCACGAATCTAGTAACACTGATGTTGATTTTAAATTGGTGTTTTTATTGGGGTTGCCATCGCAGGATAATGATACGGAGATCCAGGAGAAGATTGACGAAGAGGTAGAGAAATATGGAGATGTGATTCAGGAGGGGTTCATAGACTCGTACAACAATTTGACGCTGAAGTCCATCATGATGCTTAAATGGGTCACCAATAATTGCAACGAAAGTG TGCGCTACATCCTGAAGACAGACGACGACATGTACGTGAACGTGCCGCAACTTGTTCAGAATCTGCGGAACAGGTCTAAg GTCCACGATACCACCACGCCCCAGGAGAAGGAGTATCTACTGATCGGGGACCTCATCTGCGGTGCAAAACCAGTACAAGATGTCGGGAACAAGTG GTACGCCCCCCGCTACATGTACGGCGGGCGCGTGTACCCGCGCTACCTGTCGGGCACGGGCTACGCGCTGTCCGCCCCCGCCGCGTCCGCGCTGTACGAAGCCGCTCTGCGGACCGCGTACTTTCACCTCGAGGACATCTACATCACCG GTATGTGCGCGGTCAGAGCCAAGCCGCGCATAGTCCCGCGCGACGAGCCGGGCTTCTCGTACAGCGCGGCGGGCAACGACCCGTGCGCCGCGCACGCGCACCTCACCGCGCACCGCGTGCCGCCGCCGCGCATGCGCCACGTGGCGCAAGAGCTGCGGCGGCCGCGCCGCGTCGACAG GTGTGAAAGGATACGGCTGACACAGGTAAGAAAAGCCCGACTGAAGCCGAAAAAACCGCCCAAAAAACTTGTAAAAGTACCTCTGACGTAA